A single window of Methylomarinum sp. Ch1-1 DNA harbors:
- a CDS encoding IS110 family transposase, with the protein MNYVGIDVSQKELVVVVIIKGKARPAKKFENTAAGHLEIIQRLTKLKGETRICLEATGVYHFDLAVALSRADDLEVMVINPKAAHNFAQALMKRSKTDTIDAATLAAYCERMPFEAWQRPADEVIALRAMSQPVFRVGQALPAR; encoded by the coding sequence ATGAACTATGTTGGCATTGATGTGAGCCAAAAAGAATTAGTGGTCGTCGTGATTATCAAAGGGAAAGCACGTCCGGCCAAAAAATTTGAAAATACTGCAGCCGGGCATCTTGAGATCATTCAGCGATTAACCAAATTGAAAGGCGAAACGCGGATTTGCTTGGAAGCAACGGGCGTTTATCATTTTGATTTAGCGGTCGCATTGAGTCGGGCCGATGACCTCGAAGTGATGGTTATCAATCCTAAAGCCGCGCATAACTTCGCTCAGGCCTTGATGAAACGGAGTAAGACCGACACTATCGATGCGGCCACCTTAGCGGCCTATTGCGAAAGAATGCCGTTTGAAGCGTGGCAGCGTCCAGCTGACGAAGTCATCGCATTAAGAGCTATGAGCCAGCCGGTGTTTCGAGTAGGACAGGCACTCCCAGCGCGGTAG
- a CDS encoding tetratricopeptide repeat protein has translation MVSNEIKKQLELAKNEINQGDLKKALELLKPLIRQDLPESLFLYASFSIKNSETENEFHERRIRLLKRASNLGFMPATYALAESYEFGDLLAEDKNKAAELYRLSAEQGYPKAMLDHGLNLFYGSYGISQNKPLGLIFIKKAADEGVEAALDVLKDLKDPIQKD, from the coding sequence ATGGTTAGCAATGAGATAAAAAAACAATTAGAGTTAGCAAAAAATGAAATAAATCAAGGTGATTTAAAAAAAGCGCTTGAACTATTAAAGCCATTAATTAGACAAGATTTACCAGAATCTTTATTTCTTTATGCCTCTTTTAGCATAAAAAACTCAGAAACGGAAAATGAGTTTCATGAAAGAAGGATTAGACTATTAAAAAGGGCCTCGAACTTAGGGTTTATGCCTGCAACATATGCATTAGCAGAGAGTTATGAATTTGGTGATTTGTTAGCAGAGGATAAAAACAAGGCAGCAGAGCTTTATAGGTTATCTGCTGAACAGGGTTACCCTAAAGCAATGCTAGATCACGGTCTTAATTTATTTTATGGCTCCTATGGTATATCTCAAAACAAACCATTGGGTCTTATATTTATTAAAAAAGCAGCAGATGAGGGTGTAGAAGCTGCGTTAGATGTTTTAAAAGACCTTAAAGACCCTATCCAAAAGGACTAA